One genomic region from Phragmites australis chromosome 1, lpPhrAust1.1, whole genome shotgun sequence encodes:
- the LOC133883753 gene encoding uncharacterized protein LOC133883753, whose translation MAMRAKEDKDGAKDDSSSKEDEEEAAGSKDSSSTEEEEEKEKKEDMINLEGSTSEETANTEATDDDDEEEATIASKDDDDDNINWDELEKTSFEEEAFIASGGLDDPIIIEKNDGAEEEEEEEEKAIVVVARSPINNDDDDSIDFEELDKSSPSLDDDGPPWKKRKVA comes from the exons ATGGCGATGAGGGCGAAGGAGGACAAGGATGGTGCAAAGGATGACTCATCCTccaaggaggatgaggaggaggcggctGGCTCCAAGGACTCCTCCtccaccgaggaggaggaggagaaggaaaagaaggagGACATGATCAACCTCGAGGGCTCGACTAGCGAGGAGACA GCCAACACCGAGGCCACtgacgacgatgatgaggaggaggccaccATCGCCAGCAAGGATGATGACGATGACAACATTAACTGGGACGAGCTCGAGAAGACGAGCTTTGAGGAGGAGGCCTTTATTGCCTCTGGAGGTCTTGATGACCCTATCATCATTGAGAAAAATGATGgtgccgaggaggaggaagaagaggaggagaaggccatcGTTGTCGTCGCTAGAAGTCCCATCAACAACGACGACGATGATAGTATTGACTTCGAAGAGCTTGATAAGTCATCACCGTCGTTAGATGATGATGGCCCGCCATGGAAGAAGCGTAAGGTAGCATAG